AAATGCCTGTAACCCGTGCGcttcatttggaaaaaaaaaaagaaaatttcttGTTATTGTGTAGTAAAAACATTATCATTGTTTGAGTGTCGAAAATGATGTTACGTGCAGCGTTCCAGTCGTGCTTCGGCCTGAGATTATCGCTTGCCATCAAATTATGACGAACAGACGACTGCCGGCGCAGCCTCGGCTCAGCGCGCATGCGCGTCCCCCGTCCCCAGTCCCCCGTCCCCACCACCATCCGTACGCCGAAGCAACGCGCGAACGGACCGACAGAGCCGCCCTTCCATTCGCGAGGCGGGATGCGGAACGAGAGGACGCGGGACGAGGTAGGACAAGATCTGCAGGACGCGCCGCGCCAGCCAATGGGACGCGAGGCGCGCCGCGCCATCCATTCCGCCTCCACCAATCGCGCGCTTTTAAAACGAGGTCTCGCGCAGGGGGAGTGAAAGTagatgagaataaaaaaaataaaaattattcgAGCAATAACACATCGTTTTCCGTCTCGGGTACCGATTGCGGGGACGCTGCGTCGGAAAGGTACGTGGTCGCGCGTGGAGAGCCTGTGACGCCACTGACGCGCTGATCGTTTCGCAGCTTGCTGGCGGCATGACGGTCGGCGAGCAGCAGAGGAGCGACGCGGCGGCGGTGGGAGACGTTTTCGACGACACCTACAAGGAGAAGGACGGGCCAAAGCCGCCCATGCGGATTGTGTGGAGGAACGTCGTTCTGATGTCGCTGCTGCACGTCGGAGCGCTCTACGGCCTGGTCGTTGTCCCCTACGCGTCGCTGTCAACCTGGATCTGGAGTAAGTGCGCGTAATCGGGGGTGTTTCCATCCTCTCTCCCGCGTTTCATAATTGCACATTGCACGCAAGCGTGATCCTCGAGTGTCGGTGCCACCGGATGCCATCGTTCTCtgatcatgcaaaaaaaaaaaaaatctaatctgaTTAACTCTAAATGCATCTAGAGGCCAAATTGGAGTCATACGACACACACAAAAGTTATATACTGGCAGCTGTACTGCCTTGCTGTctggctcttttttttgtcatcgaGTGACAAATGCAGTGAGATAGAATCatccaacatacacacacacacacacacacacactaaaagtgTTAGACCGTGTCATACATTTTTCTGTGCTGCCGAACTGCATAATATTTCAGGCTGATGACAATGAACAAAGAGCCATTGCGATAGGCTTTCTATTGTGGGCTGGAAGCGGCCACAACAGTGTGGCCTTCTTCGCCGGCCTGAGCCTCCGAGGTCTGGCAGCGTCGTCTGAAAGCGCACAGTGAGACATTCAGTCATCTTGCTCAGCCGCCGCTGTGCCACGCACTGCGCAGACAAAAACAGCCCACAGAGGGGCGGGTTTGTTTTTTAAACgctacacgttttttttttggtgttttttttatttgatcccaagttttttttttttttgtttttttctggtccACCCTGCAGCTGCCGTGTGCTTTTTCATAAGCGCTCTGGGAGTGACAGCTGGAGCCCATCGGCTTTGGAGTCACAGGTCCTACAAGGCCTCCGTGCCTTTGCGGATTTTCCTCGCCGTGGCCAATTCAATGGCCTTTCAGGTGACTACGCGACGACATTTGTGTTTGAGGCTAGGCCGCTCAGATGTAGAATTCGTGCATGCACTGACACGTTTATCTTTCTAGAATGACATCTACGAGTGGGCCAGAGACCACCGGGTTCACCACAAGTACTCTGAGACGGATGCCGACCCACATAATGCATCGAGGGGCTTTTTCTTTGCTCACATTGGCTGGCTTCTGGTTCGCAAGCACCCCGACGTAATAGAGAAAGGACGCAAGTTGGACCTCTCGGATCTAAAGGCGGATCCAGTGGTCATGTTCCAGAGGAGGTGAGTATGTACTACACAACAAAGGAATGCTTGGACTTAGTGGATGTTTAGCCACTTCGTTAGGTACACCACCCTAGACCTGGGTTGGACCTCGTTTTGCCTGCACAGAAGAACCTTTGTTGTGTGGATTCAGCATTGCTGCGATAAATGCTGCTTAGGGACAAGTCGGTCCTGCCAAATTTGTCGGACACAGGTTAGTGCTGGGAACCTTGCATTCAGTCTCATCTCAATGGGACCCTGTTATATTGGGGCACAGTGAACTTCACGGGACCAGCTTGACATCATGTGTGCTTTGTCACACGCCGCATTATCCTGCTTGGAGATGGTTTGAAAACAAGCGCCCCACTTTTTATGGGGGCCTGGCACACGGGGAGTGTTCGCTAATGTCACGTCAAGCATGCCTTCAGGATTAATGGAAGGAAGCTGGTGGGGCCATTATTCCCCATGTAATAAATGGGGAACGCTTCTTCATGTCTTTGGACCTCTTGACCTCGTTCTCCTTTTGTGGATATTTTGGATATTTACATCTATTTTGTTCTGTGACGCTGAGAACCTTTGCACAGGGTCACCAAAAAGTGTGTGAAACTATGTCAACAACCCCAAACCCGTATTGTCTATTAGATGGTTTTTTTTGCACTGGGTGTGTGAATCTGCGTCAAAATGTCCCACACATTCTGATGAACTGATAAGGACTGTCACCCGTGCCAGATCACAGATAATGCAGTGTCCAGTCACGGCGCCTTTGCTCTTGGACGCAGTCCCATGTTAGTTCTAAGCCTTTTTGCCGGGGGGATTAAACTTTCTAAACTCCAACAAAGAGTAACTCAGTGAACTGTCAGATCTGGTGGCTGGGCTGAACCTGACCTGTCAGCAGGACCGACTGCATGTTTTAGGGGACTTATTCCTCATCAGCGCTTGGCATTGTAAAAAGTGCGTTTCATTGGATGATGTCATTCATCACAAACATTTGATTCCAGCGGTACCACGAGTCAACAGAACATGTGAAGATAGGCCCTACTGAAAATGTTGGACTGAGCTGGttccttttcccccctcctaCAGGCATTATAAACTCTCGATCGTCCTCATGTGTTTCGTCCTCCCCACGTTTGTACCCTGGTTCCTGTGGGGTGAGTCTCTGTGGGTCAGCTACTTCATCCCGGGTCTACTGAGGTACACCATCGTGCTAAATGCCACGTGGTTGGTGAACAGtgctgctcacatgtggggcaTGAGGCCATACGACAAAAGCATCAACCCCAGAGAGAACAAGTTTGTTGTCTTCAGTGCCGTAGGTACGACCCCTGAAATAATTCCTGTTTATTGTCACTGCAGtcagactgtaaaaaaaaagttgattatGGGAATAATCATGTATTCATATAATATCATATAATATCATATAATATCGCTGTTTTACTCCTAGGTGAAGGATTTCACAACTACCACCACACGTTCCCCTACGACTACGCAGCGAGCGAGTTCGGCTGCAGTCTGAACCTCACCACGTTGTTCATCGACCTCATGTCCTGTCTGGGCCTGGCGAAGGACTGCAAGCGGGTGTCTGCTGAGATGGTCGCCGCCCGCGTCAAGCGCACCGGCGACGGCAGTCATAAGAGTGGCTGAACGTCCCGCACGGCCCTGAACTCGCGTGCGGTTGTGGAATGTGACCGAGTAGAAAACTAAAAAGAGCCTAGTAATGCGTCAGCACTTTTATCTGGttagggaaaaaaatgcaagtgCTGCAAAAGCTAATAACAGCTCCGTGAATTGTTTTGTTAAtgttttctttgctttattCATATATCAACCTGGTCGAGGCTGTTATTGGcgcttgggaaaaaaaaaaacccactcagTTATATAACTGCAATAACTTCTGTGTTGCAGATAAACTCCAATTAAGGATTTCGAGCACATTTTGGAATTTATGGAGTAAATAGCTTTCTGATTAAGCTGTGAAATGAGAGTCGAATTCATCGTCACTGACATTGTTCTAGTAACATGACTACCGTTCAAAAGTTTTGGGGGCGTTTAGGAATTTCCTTGAACGTCAAATGGGtaataatggaaaaaataagTATTCACTGACAAATCTGAAATAATTCTATACCACACTTGGTGATTGCTTCTTTCATCATTGTgactaaaataattgaaaagggttttctaattATTGGTGAATGTTTGACAGTGACAGACTTGGATTCTACTGGCACTCAAGACTAACTGTTGCTGATAACGTTGCTCTGTActtgcagatattccatcattaacagacatttccagcagcCAGAGTCATGTACAGCGATGTCTGGGCTGGAGGTTTCACCCATTTGGTGTCTCTTTGATGCACCAAACTATTGTTTCACTTCCaaaaatgaccctaaacttttggaCTGTAGTGTACATGTGCAATCAATCTACAAATGGCACTTTTAAAATGACCAAATGAAGGAGTTGCACCTTTTAATGTGAGTCTTAATTTTCACATACAATTATTTATTCAACGTTTTTCTGTTTAGGGAGGATAGTTACAGATGTGGGGGATTCATTGTAACCAATCTTCTCCATCATCCATAATGAATAAGCACTCAGTAAATGCCCctgcaaatgtatttaatgttgtGATGCCTTTTTGTTGCATTTAACTTGAAACTGTTTTGCCATTTGGTGACTATGTGGCAAATGAGAACATACAGACATGTTGTATGTACAGTCTAATCTCTGATAGGTGCTCTAAGgataacctgttttttttttctctcaagaTTTGTATCTCAAGATTTGTATCTCAGGATATCTGGCTAAGAATCACTTCGATATGATCAAGGTTGCATGGAATTTGTTGGTAGACCCTTACAATGAAAGCTCTGATAACAATTTGACAGGACAGTAACTTATATTTTTCCACAGTAGATTAGACGCTGACTGATCAGCCTGTCCGCAGCCGGCTTCTCGGTAGAGAGTGAATTGTTCATTCAGCAGCTTTGCCAGATGTCATGTGAAACATAAATATGGCCCTTAAAGATGCCAAAATCTGCCCTCTCCCCATATATTACCAACAATTATTACAGTCTTACTTAATGTAAACTTTTACATTTGTGGTTGTTGCATGCTTGAAACTAAAAACATTACAGTGTCCTGAGATCTAATTGCCTTAATATCTGGCCTGTTTTGAATACTTTAATATTTGTATAAACCAATATTTTACACGTAGAAGGTTTGTGAAAGTTGTGCTGTGGCATTTTTTGCTATTATTGTGTTATTAATGGTTTACCCTTTGAATAAAAATTTGTGTTGTCTTGTTCGTCCCATCAAGAGTGACTCTGACGCCACCCAGTGGTAAAGTCTCGATGTGCGCTGTGGGGTGAATTAAAATACACGGCCTAAAACCAGAAAGTGCTGGAAGACATGTGACCCCGgatgattttattattgatttatcACCTTTACACCAGTAATTTCATTGGTGAAACCACATACGACATTGCAAATGAATTTAACATCAATCTGTTAACTTGTGCTTCTCTGGCCTGATGTACAGTAGATCCACGTCTGCTTTAAGTgctccagataaaaaaaaataataatacattgtaCACAGAGACAATTTTCCAACAAAAGCTCCCATatcatattaatataaaaatctCTTTTGATAGGCCACTGTTCAACTCATTTTATaagagctaaataaaaaaatggtattCTTTGAAATGTTGCCAATACCACGTCATTAAACCACATGTGTGGCCTGTAATTGTAAATTAGAAGGCCAATCAGAGGCCCGTCGCCATGGCAATCGGCGTGGCGTCAGCCAAGTGAAACGACTTCACACGAGTGCTCAACGACATTAATTTCTGTGTTGGCAGATAAATATCATTCCAAAAACAGTACGTGAACTGGGTGGTGCAagaggaggtcaaaggtcatcatCAAAAGCAGAGGTAGAAAtaaacagtacagtacagtactgtacagctttaaagaaaatgtcagtGCCTGTCCCACAGGGGACAAAATGAATATAAACACTACATACATACTACGACATGTATTAGACCATTTGCTAACCGctacagaatatatatatattcatgatatatatgcacacacacatatcgaATTTTGAATCGAGtttagaatttatatatatatatatacacacacacacacacacacacacacatacaggagaaTCCTGAATACGCCTGATCCAAAAACATCCCACAGAAATGGCTCCCAAATAACTTTCTCTTAATCCCCATTTGCACACAAGAAGATACGTGAACGTCAAAAGGAACAGAGGAGCGCCCATGGGTCTTAAAAGGTCAGACGGGCAACGAGAAGAAGGCAAATAGGGGCAGCAGAGGACTTCAATAGCGCCTGTCTGCATTGGGATGGCGGGCACACAATCTTATCAACGCCATGTCGCCTAATCCACCATGATCCGCTCatccttttatttattcctgACGTCTTAATGCTTTGCtgagggtctctctctctctctctctctctctctctctctctatatatatatatatatatatatgcatgcacGCACCTTCGCATACCTACATATGTGTGCATTGCAAAAGCGTCACTGACTGGAAATTAAAAGCAACAACGTTTAACAACGTAACGgtattcattaattcattaatttgcTTAATTCAAGCAACATTTGACTAAAGGAATCCCCCGGGGTCACCTGGACATACCCACAGCATACTCACAATTCATTCCGCCAGCACCGTCTTACATGGTTTCTGCGTCCTTTTATGCAAGCGTTTTTAAATTAATTGgtaatttatgtatttttttactttaaagacCGACTGTGGGATTATTAACGGAGGGGGGGAATAAAGATCGTGGCGGCTATGACGACATTCTCCGTTTGTCCCCGGGCGCGGTGGCTGTAAAGCCCGTTATCTGCTGGCGCGGTCCAGCTGGGCCGCGGATGGACTTTCGGGGCGCAGCCCGAGGAGATCAGTCGCCCCGCGTCGATTTCATATTAATTTGCTCGAACTGTTAACGCGCCGGGGAAGCTCTTCCTCGCTGTTTGTCTTCGGGGAGCCCGGGGTGCCCTTTTGATCATTTCAATCGCTCCTTGGTACAATAGACCTGATTGGCTGAAGGAGTAAGAAGGCGAAAATCTTTAATTAAGCAGATAATCTCTTGTTGGGATGAGAGCGGCTCCATTTCAGGAACCCCCCCTCCGGTTCCCACATGAGACCCTCAGAGATCGGAGATCTGCGTGTAGGTATATATCCTTCTCGCAGCGCGCCCGGCTCTCCAGCGAGGAGACCGACCTTCCATCTCAGGATGTTCATGCGCCTGGAGGTTTACTACTGCATCTTCATCCTCATGGGCCACATGAAATCCTACGACTGTTGGTGAGCTTCGTTCAGGCGTTTATTCAGTCGTTTTCATCcactattaatatttttaatagatTCTTTCCAAGTGTTTTGGAAAGAAAGGCTTGGTGGTAGCCCCGTGGAGTGATGTGGACAATTTAGAgggttttaaaatattttatttttaataaatcaaagcACATAAGGGAAATATGTGACTTCTcaccttgtttttttatatatatatattaattgtgcatgcttttaaatatacatatttgcTGATActattttacctttttaatgACAATTGATGTTTTTTTCGTTTAAATACCACATGTGCATGCCGGATTCATTTTGTGCAGGATTCTCTTATTTAGTAAGAGGAATTTTCACATGCCATAAACAGACCTCCCAAAGTAATCGTTGCAGAGATAAACTCCCGCTTGCTCGGAGTTAATAGGCTTCTCCCTCTTCCAGGTCAGTGAATAATTTCCTGATGACTGGCCCAAAGGTAAGCCAAAATTCTTTTGATCTTCTCTGATGATCTTTATCTAAAGTAGAGCCCCCAATGCCACTCGCAGTTGTGAGGTTTTTTTCCACGGATTTTCTTTATTAAGAAGCACACACAGGTTCCCACATAGATGTTCTCTTCGTTTAAAGTAAGAAGAGTATTAGCGTGTCGAATGTGTTCTTGTTTGGGAAAGTAGGATTTGGCCCAAGGCTTTTCGGGGTTAGCGGCCCCTGCATATGTTTAAGTTTGAGCCCGATATTATGTGGTGAGTGTCCCAATTGTGCCCAGCAGAGTGTTAAGGGTCTTCTCTGGTGGGTGGTCATCATTAGCAGGCCAGACACACGTGAAAGAAGCTGTGGTTCAGTCTGTTCGAGGCCACTTGAGACATATTAGTATGGGGTCTCAACAAGCAGCCCAGACTCATATACTAGGATCATCCTAAAGCGGAGCGTGTGACCCTAACTGGACAAGTCATGTTATTATGGCTTATCAAGGTCACAGCTAAGATGGTAATTATTCTttcaaattacaaaaattactTTATATGTACAttactgcacacacaaagtgttTGTTGCTGATTATGTTGTATGAAATGTaaaagacatttgaaacacattTCGATTTCTCAGGACATTAATTTTACTTAAGTCATTAAGACGTATTtatgttaattaaaaatatcaaattatattaatacataTGACATCACACAAAAGTCCAATATTATGAAAAACAAATATTCCCACTGCCAAATGGATTGGGCTCATTTTGGTTGGTTCCTGGTTGGGAAAGAAATTGGCACAATGTATGGCATGAATCGTTTAATTCTGaggaatttatttattcatttatgccTCCCTGCAGCATTTTTACTCCTTCTTTTTTAACAAGATGCTGCTGGTTAAAGCGGCTTAACAGCGTGACGCTTCCACCACCATGATTCACTGCAGGGAAGTTTTCCTTCAGGCATGGGCAGTGTTGGGTCTAAGACATCAAACATTTTCTCTAAAATTCAGGGAGGCTTGTGTTCTgcacaataataatactaataataataataagtaattaaATATGTTGCATGCCATTATGTCAGTATAGTCACCTAATTTCACTTTGAAGTGCACAGAccaaaatgtcactgtgtgtcgTGTTGGTTTGCAGGCCTACCTCATATACTCGAGCAGCGTTGCTGCAGGGGCTCAGAGTGGTATTGAGGAATGCAAGGATCAGTTTGCGTGGGACCGATGGAACTGTCCAGAAAGGGCCCTTCAACTCTCCACTCACAGTGGACTCAGAAGTGGTGAGGAAAGACCAATAGATCTTCAGATgcaaaatctaaaaaatatataaataaataataaaacacacacaaaacatatatattcaGACATGAGAAATGTTATATCTGAAATgcacaaaagaggaaaaaatgttttttttccagattaaaAACTTTgcacatgaaatgaaaataaaagacaaaataatttagttttttatagATATTGaggttacaaaataaaaaaaaaggtgatataAAAAATTTACCAAAGCATGTTACGCAGGTGACAAGGGTGAAATAGACGCCCCTTGAGAAGATAAGAGTTTTGGGTCAAAGGGCCGCCCCGGGCTTCTTTCAGAGGGCATTCCTGAAGTGCCATGAAGGGCAGAGTGAATCTGTCACAGTCCAGTGCTGACCCCAGCCTAATTGAGAGGCTACTGAGAGTACACCAGCTGCACAACCTTCTCCTCAGCCTACACCCGTCTATACCCAGTCATAATTCAGAGTGAAAGGGAAGcgtgaaaaagaaagagagatctGTGACGCTCTCCGTGAAAACACACGACGCAGGCGTCTAAACACAAAGCTCTGTTTGACAGCAAACAGGGAG
Above is a genomic segment from Denticeps clupeoides chromosome 8, fDenClu1.1, whole genome shotgun sequence containing:
- the scdb gene encoding stearoyl-CoA desaturase b: MRNERTRDELAGGMTVGEQQRSDAAAVGDVFDDTYKEKDGPKPPMRIVWRNVVLMSLLHVGALYGLVVVPYASLSTWIWTAVCFFISALGVTAGAHRLWSHRSYKASVPLRIFLAVANSMAFQNDIYEWARDHRVHHKYSETDADPHNASRGFFFAHIGWLLVRKHPDVIEKGRKLDLSDLKADPVVMFQRRHYKLSIVLMCFVLPTFVPWFLWGESLWVSYFIPGLLRYTIVLNATWLVNSAAHMWGMRPYDKSINPRENKFVVFSAVGEGFHNYHHTFPYDYAASEFGCSLNLTTLFIDLMSCLGLAKDCKRVSAEMVAARVKRTGDGSHKSG